From Candidatus Tanganyikabacteria bacterium, the proteins below share one genomic window:
- a CDS encoding glycosyltransferase family 4 protein, whose translation MNVCLVGPSPVPYVVGGVENLLAGLQHHIARLPDTHCELLKLPSREHDFWSLLASYEQFFRLDVSHFDLVITTKYPAWMVRHPNHVCYVQHRLRGLYDTYSFCGEPTAFSSDLPAVRRVLDVVEDARLRGKDGIERAFAALAGLRAEAASVPADVFRFPGPFIRKILMFLDDRAMNDGGVKRFLAISRTVAQRKEYFPAGASVTVAHHPSFLTPGGGAPAVGGEPYILSVSRLDGPKRVGLLVEAMREVDRDIDLVVAGTGPQEPELRRLAAGDSRIRFLGYTPDLRLADLYAGALAVAFVPYQEDYGLITIEAMRAGKPVLTTSDAGGPNEFVVDGETGYSVAPQPGPLAERIRYFADNPGEAARMGSNARERVAQVTWDATLAALLGRPAGPGPDLPGR comes from the coding sequence GTGAACGTCTGTCTGGTGGGTCCAAGCCCCGTCCCGTACGTCGTGGGCGGGGTCGAGAACCTGCTGGCCGGCCTGCAGCACCACATCGCCCGCCTGCCCGATACCCATTGCGAACTGCTCAAGCTCCCGAGCCGGGAGCACGACTTCTGGTCGCTGCTGGCTTCCTACGAGCAGTTCTTCCGGCTGGACGTGTCGCACTTCGACCTGGTGATCACCACCAAGTACCCGGCGTGGATGGTGCGGCACCCGAACCATGTCTGCTACGTGCAGCATCGCCTGCGCGGCCTCTACGACACGTACTCGTTTTGCGGGGAGCCGACGGCGTTTTCGAGCGACCTTCCCGCGGTCAGGCGGGTGCTGGACGTCGTCGAGGACGCGCGGTTGCGCGGCAAAGACGGGATAGAGCGGGCATTCGCAGCCCTGGCCGGCCTGCGGGCGGAAGCCGCCTCGGTGCCCGCCGACGTGTTCAGGTTTCCCGGACCGTTCATCCGCAAGATCCTGATGTTCCTCGACGATCGGGCGATGAACGACGGCGGGGTCAAGCGCTTCCTGGCGATCTCGCGCACCGTGGCCCAGCGCAAGGAGTACTTCCCGGCCGGAGCCAGCGTGACGGTGGCCCACCACCCGTCGTTTCTGACGCCGGGCGGTGGCGCTCCCGCGGTCGGCGGCGAGCCGTACATCCTGTCGGTGAGCCGCCTCGACGGCCCCAAGCGAGTGGGTTTGCTGGTCGAAGCCATGCGGGAGGTCGATCGCGACATCGATCTGGTGGTCGCCGGGACCGGCCCGCAAGAACCCGAGTTGCGGCGCCTGGCCGCAGGAGATTCCCGCATCCGCTTCCTCGGTTACACGCCCGACCTGCGGCTGGCCGACCTGTACGCGGGCGCCCTGGCCGTCGCATTCGTGCCCTACCAGGAGGATTACGGCCTCATCACGATCGAGGCGATGCGGGCGGGCAAGCCCGTGCTCACCACGTCCGACGCCGGCGGGCCCAACGAGTTCGTGGTGGACGGCGAGACGGGGTACTCGGTGGCGCCGCAGCCAGGGCCACTCGCCGAGCGGATCCGCTACTTCGCCGACAACCCCGGCGAGGCAGCGCGGATGGGCTCGAACGCCCGCGAACGGGTGGCGCAGGTCACCTGGGACGCCACGCTCGCCGCCCTGCTCGGCCGGCCGGCCGGGCCCGGTCCGGACCTGCCGGGTCGCG
- a CDS encoding glycosyltransferase family 4 protein, with the protein MNLAIAKPDYRIAGGCEGVLDRLADGLRGAGHDVAYVHVDATGDPAARLPVAVPEPIWRQFPEFFNHAGLALAFEDLDLSSFDAVLSTQPPSYAVRHPRHLNLFFHHLKVCYDLEGVAARCGQYPPDLLRLGAEIVREIDRAYLTPDLQILANSERTRWRLRQFNGLEANVAVLYAGLDDDYLGYSGPIAYEDALCVGRHEFPKRPELFVHAMKHVSGLRGRVVGAGGRSEALRRIDVLLTHDHASGGPEPDDADLWQRLCFEADDLDVTGLERALAARGLDSNIAFTGRLGRAALVREFANAACVVCPAYEEDFGLTCIEAFAFGKPVVACVDGGGYAELIADGVDGFLVEPTGKAIAEAVSRFADRGLAREMGLRGREKARTFTWDRAVSQLSSKLAEVCA; encoded by the coding sequence ATGAACCTGGCGATCGCCAAGCCGGACTACCGCATTGCAGGCGGTTGCGAGGGCGTGCTGGATCGGCTGGCCGACGGCCTGCGCGGAGCCGGGCACGACGTCGCCTACGTCCACGTGGACGCCACCGGCGATCCCGCCGCGCGGCTGCCGGTTGCCGTCCCCGAGCCCATCTGGCGCCAGTTCCCCGAATTCTTCAATCACGCCGGCCTGGCCCTGGCGTTCGAGGATCTGGATCTGTCGAGCTTCGACGCCGTCCTCAGCACCCAGCCGCCGTCGTATGCGGTGCGCCACCCCAGGCACCTCAACCTTTTCTTTCACCACCTGAAGGTCTGCTACGACCTGGAGGGTGTCGCGGCGCGGTGCGGCCAGTACCCGCCCGACCTCTTGCGCCTCGGAGCCGAAATAGTGCGCGAGATAGACCGCGCGTACCTGACGCCCGACCTGCAGATTCTCGCCAACTCCGAGCGCACGCGCTGGCGCCTGCGCCAGTTCAACGGCCTCGAAGCCAACGTCGCGGTGCTCTATGCCGGCCTCGACGACGACTACCTCGGGTACTCAGGGCCGATTGCCTACGAGGATGCGCTGTGCGTGGGGCGGCACGAGTTTCCCAAGCGCCCCGAACTCTTCGTGCACGCGATGAAGCACGTTTCGGGCCTGCGGGGCCGGGTGGTGGGCGCCGGCGGACGCTCCGAGGCATTGCGGCGCATCGACGTGCTGCTGACCCACGATCACGCCTCCGGCGGGCCCGAACCCGACGACGCCGATCTCTGGCAACGGCTCTGCTTCGAGGCCGATGACCTGGATGTGACCGGGCTAGAGCGCGCTCTCGCGGCGCGCGGGCTCGACAGCAACATCGCGTTTACCGGCCGCCTGGGCCGCGCCGCCCTTGTTCGCGAGTTCGCGAACGCCGCGTGCGTGGTGTGCCCGGCCTACGAAGAGGATTTCGGGCTGACCTGCATCGAGGCATTCGCCTTCGGCAAGCCCGTCGTGGCTTGCGTGGACGGCGGCGGCTACGCCGAACTCATCGCCGACGGCGTCGACGGCTTCCTGGTCGAACCGACCGGCAAGGCCATCGCCGAGGCCGTCTCGCGGTTTGCCGACCGCGGCCTCGCCCGCGAGATGGGCCTGCGGGGCCGAGAGAAGGCCCGGACGTTTACCTGGGATCGGGCCGTGTCGCAGCTTTCGAGCAAGCTGGCCGAGGTCTGCGCGTGA
- a CDS encoding class I SAM-dependent methyltransferase, with protein MADSQPFPDLGSRIQHLQRTWDIRAIQAGPAGPAGLLKGSLRWAFRKGLGPPLDMQADLNWSLVAALSAVEEGLRALADGKGDRAELDAQAVRLEGLRHDLERRWQDFQTERDRKHQDHQEFRDDIARLTAEVTLLRDVLAKAEARAAAEGRQFERLAALDAAGLLLRLERLERRERPQAQPALAPAAAAEPAGMIPAFDYFKFEARFRGPRDEIRRRHEPYVAYFAAGGPVLDVGFGRGEFLEALRDAGIAHRGVDSESDMVAHCRDLGLDVVHGMAHDYLAGLADDSLGGVFLGQVVEHMSPAALQGLLELCAAKIRPGGAVVAETPNPVCPVALANFYIDPTHVRPVHPELFRFMAEEAGFGDVEFRYTSPLGDRPDPLVTRVAQAEGTDRYMDYALIGRIPAGGTL; from the coding sequence ATGGCTGATTCGCAACCGTTTCCCGACCTGGGTTCCCGGATCCAGCACCTCCAGCGGACCTGGGACATCCGCGCCATCCAGGCCGGGCCGGCGGGGCCGGCCGGGTTGCTCAAGGGCAGCTTGCGCTGGGCGTTCCGCAAGGGCCTCGGGCCGCCCCTGGACATGCAGGCCGACCTCAACTGGAGCCTGGTCGCGGCGCTGTCGGCCGTCGAGGAAGGCCTTCGCGCCCTCGCGGACGGCAAGGGCGATCGGGCGGAACTGGACGCGCAGGCCGTGCGCCTGGAGGGGTTGCGGCACGATCTGGAGCGGCGGTGGCAGGATTTCCAGACCGAGCGAGACCGCAAGCACCAGGACCACCAGGAGTTCCGGGACGATATCGCCCGGTTGACCGCCGAGGTCACGCTCTTGCGCGACGTCCTCGCCAAAGCCGAGGCGCGCGCCGCGGCGGAAGGCCGCCAGTTCGAGCGATTGGCCGCCCTCGACGCGGCCGGCCTGCTGTTGCGGCTCGAACGCCTGGAACGCCGAGAGCGCCCGCAGGCTCAGCCGGCGCTGGCTCCTGCCGCTGCCGCGGAACCAGCCGGGATGATTCCGGCCTTCGACTATTTCAAGTTCGAGGCCCGCTTCCGGGGGCCGCGCGACGAGATCCGCCGGCGGCACGAGCCTTACGTGGCCTACTTTGCGGCCGGGGGGCCGGTCCTCGATGTCGGATTCGGGCGCGGCGAGTTCCTCGAAGCCTTGCGGGACGCCGGTATCGCCCACCGAGGCGTGGACTCCGAATCCGACATGGTCGCGCACTGTCGCGACCTGGGCCTGGATGTGGTGCACGGCATGGCCCACGACTACCTGGCTGGCCTGGCCGACGATTCGCTGGGCGGGGTCTTCCTCGGCCAGGTCGTCGAGCACATGAGCCCGGCCGCGTTGCAGGGCCTGCTGGAGCTCTGCGCCGCGAAGATCCGCCCCGGCGGGGCGGTCGTGGCCGAGACGCCCAACCCCGTCTGCCCGGTGGCCCTGGCCAACTTCTACATCGACCCGACGCACGTGCGGCCCGTCCACCCCGAGTTGTTCCGCTTCATGGCCGAGGAGGCCGGGTTTGGGGACGTCGAGTTTCGATACACCTCGCCCCTGGGCGACCGCCCGGATCCGCTGGTCACGCGCGTCGCCCAGGCCGAAGGCACCGATCGCTACATGGACTACGCGCTGATCGGGCGCATACCTGCCGGAGGGACCTTGTGA
- a CDS encoding ABC transporter ATP-binding protein: MDAAIAVADLAKRYELYDRPVDRLLQMAFRGRRTFYRDFRALDGVSFEIPRGRTVGVIGRNGSGKSTLLQILAGTLNPTGGTVAIGGRVSALLELGAGFNPEFTGRENVFLNGAIMGIGREAMTQRFDRIAAFAEIGDFIDQPVKTYSSGMYVRLAFATAINVDPDILLIDEALAVGDAVFQYRCIRRIKELQAQGVTILFVSHDLSAVKSLCDRVMLLERGRLVAEGEPYGVINQYQALVMAEEERQDGAGHAAPDRGSFRHGNGDATLLEVAVLDADGHRAEMVPTGGDLAVRVRARAVRPLARPVIGFMLRNRLGLDFYGTNTELLGHSLPACEPGDEFEAIFRARCHLGPADYAITAAIHSADGLSCDWIDDAVFFKVLGDSTFEGLVNLHAALDVRSLREAHG, from the coding sequence ATGGATGCCGCGATCGCCGTCGCCGACCTCGCCAAGCGCTACGAGCTGTATGACCGGCCCGTCGATCGGCTGCTGCAGATGGCCTTTCGCGGGCGCCGGACCTTCTACCGCGACTTCCGGGCCCTCGACGGCGTCAGCTTCGAGATTCCCCGCGGGCGCACGGTGGGGGTGATCGGCCGCAACGGGTCGGGCAAGAGCACGCTGCTGCAGATCCTGGCCGGCACGCTGAACCCGACCGGGGGAACGGTCGCCATCGGCGGCCGCGTATCAGCCCTGCTGGAACTGGGCGCGGGCTTCAATCCCGAGTTCACCGGCCGAGAAAACGTGTTCCTCAACGGCGCCATCATGGGCATCGGCCGCGAAGCCATGACGCAGCGCTTCGATCGGATCGCCGCCTTCGCCGAGATCGGCGACTTCATCGATCAGCCGGTCAAGACCTACTCGAGCGGAATGTACGTCAGGCTGGCCTTCGCGACCGCGATCAACGTGGATCCCGACATCCTGCTGATCGACGAGGCCCTGGCCGTCGGCGACGCGGTCTTCCAGTACCGCTGCATCCGCCGGATCAAGGAGTTGCAGGCACAAGGCGTCACGATCCTATTCGTGTCCCACGACCTGTCGGCGGTCAAGTCCCTGTGCGACCGCGTCATGCTGCTCGAACGCGGGCGCCTGGTGGCCGAGGGCGAACCGTATGGCGTGATCAACCAGTACCAGGCGCTGGTCATGGCCGAGGAGGAACGCCAGGATGGCGCGGGGCACGCCGCTCCCGACCGCGGATCCTTCCGCCACGGCAACGGCGACGCGACCTTGCTCGAAGTGGCGGTGCTGGACGCCGACGGGCACCGGGCCGAGATGGTCCCGACCGGGGGCGATCTCGCGGTGCGCGTCCGGGCACGCGCCGTCCGGCCGCTCGCGCGTCCGGTGATTGGCTTCATGCTTCGCAACCGCCTGGGATTGGACTTCTACGGGACCAACACCGAACTGCTCGGCCACAGCCTGCCGGCTTGCGAGCCCGGCGACGAATTCGAGGCGATCTTCCGGGCGCGCTGCCACCTCGGGCCGGCCGACTACGCGATCACGGCTGCGATCCACAGCGCCGACGGCCTGAGCTGCGACTGGATCGACGACGCGGTTTTCTTTAAGGTTTTGGGCGATTCGACGTTCGAGGGCCTGGTCAACCTGCACGCCGCCCTCGACGTGCGCTCCCTCCGTGAAGCACATGGCTGA
- a CDS encoding ABC transporter permease, with product MAIGHLARSALTLPAIGRHRELIGMMVRRDLAQRYRATLMGLLWSLLHPLLTLLLYTYVFSVVLKVKFGADASTASFALYLFCGMLPWLAFSEGLNRSAGVVVENVNLVKKVIFPLEILPLNLALAAVVTQAVGMAILLPAIMLRGITPTWLWLLVPLLILPQLLWTVGLGWWVSSLGVYVRDVGQAIGLVLMAWMFLTPIYYPESMIPAEYRWLGLLNPMAVLIGAHRDLLLDGRLPAIWPLLGQTAAGAFVFLLGFAWFAKTKKGFADVI from the coding sequence ATGGCTATCGGGCACCTGGCGCGCAGCGCCCTCACCCTCCCCGCGATCGGGCGCCATCGCGAACTGATCGGCATGATGGTCCGGCGCGACCTGGCGCAGCGCTACCGCGCGACCTTGATGGGCCTGCTGTGGTCGCTGCTGCACCCGCTCCTGACGCTGCTGCTCTACACCTACGTCTTCTCGGTGGTCCTCAAGGTCAAGTTCGGCGCCGACGCCAGCACGGCGAGCTTCGCGCTCTACCTGTTTTGCGGGATGCTCCCCTGGCTGGCGTTCAGCGAGGGCCTGAACCGGAGCGCCGGCGTCGTCGTCGAGAATGTCAACCTGGTCAAGAAGGTGATCTTCCCACTCGAGATCCTGCCGCTCAACCTGGCGCTTGCGGCGGTCGTCACCCAGGCCGTGGGCATGGCCATCCTGCTCCCGGCGATCATGCTCCGGGGTATCACGCCGACGTGGCTCTGGCTGCTGGTGCCCCTGCTGATCCTGCCGCAACTGCTGTGGACCGTGGGCCTGGGCTGGTGGGTATCCAGCCTCGGAGTCTACGTCCGCGACGTGGGCCAGGCCATCGGTCTGGTGCTCATGGCCTGGATGTTCCTCACCCCGATCTACTACCCCGAGTCCATGATTCCCGCCGAGTACCGCTGGCTTGGCCTGCTGAACCCCATGGCCGTCCTGATCGGCGCGCACCGCGACCTCCTGCTCGACGGCCGTCTGCCGGCCATCTGGCCGCTGCTCGGCCAGACCGCCGCCGGGGCATTCGTCTTCCTGCTCGGCTTCGCCTGGTTCGCAAAGACCAAGAAGGGTTTCGCGGACGTAATCTAA
- a CDS encoding glycosyltransferase family 2 protein, whose protein sequence is MDPVLSVVVPIFNEEAIVPELHSRLTSALGAIGETYEVLLINDGSRDRSLDLMRAAAAADSRVRVVDLSRNFGHQIAITAGMDYARGKAVVVIDADLQDPPEVIAKLVARWREGYQVVYAVREHRVGETAFKKVTAAAFYRLIRRITNVDIPVDTGDFRLMDRSVVDALKRIREKHRFVRGLVSWVGFRQTGVTYVRQERFAGETKYPLRKMLKFAFDGITSFSFVPLQMATYLGFAVSGLSFLAICWVLVETLVFHETVQGWSSLMVAVLFLGGIQLMTIGLIGEYVGRIYDEVKGRPLYLVREEAGSEAPRSHEQASASLS, encoded by the coding sequence ATGGACCCGGTCCTGTCGGTCGTCGTGCCGATCTTCAACGAAGAAGCCATCGTCCCCGAGCTTCACAGCCGCCTGACCTCGGCGCTGGGCGCCATCGGCGAGACCTACGAAGTTCTGCTCATCAACGACGGTTCGCGCGATCGATCTCTCGATCTGATGCGGGCGGCCGCGGCGGCGGATTCGCGGGTGCGGGTGGTGGATCTTAGCCGCAACTTCGGCCACCAGATCGCCATCACCGCCGGGATGGACTACGCCCGGGGAAAGGCCGTCGTCGTCATCGACGCCGACTTGCAGGATCCGCCGGAAGTCATCGCCAAGCTCGTCGCGCGCTGGCGCGAGGGCTATCAGGTCGTCTATGCCGTGCGCGAGCACCGGGTGGGCGAGACGGCGTTCAAGAAGGTGACCGCGGCGGCGTTCTATCGCCTGATCCGTCGCATCACCAACGTGGACATTCCGGTCGACACCGGCGATTTCCGCCTGATGGATCGCAGCGTGGTGGACGCGCTCAAGCGAATACGGGAGAAGCACCGCTTCGTGCGCGGCCTCGTGAGCTGGGTGGGCTTCCGCCAGACCGGCGTGACGTACGTCCGCCAGGAGCGCTTCGCCGGCGAGACGAAGTACCCGCTGCGCAAGATGCTCAAGTTCGCCTTCGACGGCATCACGAGCTTCTCGTTCGTGCCCCTGCAGATGGCGACCTACCTGGGATTCGCGGTATCCGGCCTGTCGTTCCTGGCGATTTGCTGGGTCCTGGTCGAGACGCTGGTATTCCACGAGACCGTGCAGGGCTGGTCGAGCCTGATGGTGGCGGTCCTGTTCCTGGGCGGCATCCAGCTCATGACCATCGGCCTGATCGGCGAGTACGTCGGCCGCATCTACGACGAGGTCAAGGGGCGGCCGCTCTACCTGGTGCGCGAGGAAGCGGGATCCGAGGCGCCGCGGTCGCACGAGCAAGCGTCCGCGAGTCTTTCGTAG
- a CDS encoding flippase-like domain-containing protein, with the protein MKGFLKTLLGLGISALCIWLVGRNVDLGRVWAVMRMADPPWLAVAIGVYLASFLFRARRWALLLAPSGPFGVRRVLPYLFVGYAGNNLLPARMGELVRTVALSRKTGVRKTAILTTVVMERLFDGLTLLLLLGGLAAFYPLVPWMRGVGLLASAIFGGALIFFVANLLWPQAGAAAIAALERALPPAMAARLARMYASFLDGIATLRRADRVLAVVALSLLTWAAEAAYYFATMRAVGLGVPPHAAVVTLIIVALATIAPSAPGFVGTFQLSCVTALAAFGVGRELGLGYAVLLHAAQIVPVTAIGVAIAAFGRIPLLTAGEEVQDAAAGHLATSRIRRGPMRLSVIIPVFNEVRTIETILAKVRAVPIDKELILVDDGSSDGTRPILERQALEPDTTVIFHAHNQGKGAAIRTGIARTMGDCVVVQDADLEYDPNEYVKLLEPLAAGSADVVYGSRFLGNPEKMSFLHWFGNKLLTVTTNVLYGAKLTDMETCYKVIRGDIARAIRIESDRFDFEPEITAKLLRLGHRIVEVPISYHGRQFHEGKKITWKDGFAALRALFKYRFGGMSRVLLSAAEARVPAAEAPPVEDETAASKP; encoded by the coding sequence ATGAAGGGCTTTCTCAAGACGCTCCTGGGGCTGGGGATCTCCGCCCTGTGCATCTGGCTGGTCGGGAGAAACGTCGACCTCGGGCGCGTCTGGGCGGTCATGCGGATGGCCGATCCACCGTGGCTGGCAGTGGCCATCGGCGTGTACCTGGCGTCATTCCTCTTCCGGGCCCGGCGCTGGGCGCTCCTGCTTGCGCCGTCCGGGCCATTCGGCGTGCGCAGGGTGCTGCCCTACCTCTTCGTGGGCTATGCCGGCAACAACCTGCTTCCGGCGCGCATGGGCGAACTGGTGCGCACGGTGGCGCTGTCGCGCAAGACCGGGGTTCGCAAGACGGCCATTCTCACGACCGTGGTGATGGAGCGGCTTTTCGACGGTCTCACGCTGTTGTTGCTGCTCGGCGGCCTCGCGGCGTTCTATCCCCTGGTGCCGTGGATGCGCGGCGTGGGCCTCCTGGCGTCCGCCATCTTCGGGGGCGCGCTCATCTTCTTCGTCGCCAACCTGCTGTGGCCGCAGGCCGGAGCCGCGGCCATCGCCGCCCTGGAGCGCGCGTTGCCTCCCGCCATGGCGGCGCGCCTGGCCCGCATGTACGCGTCCTTCCTGGACGGCATCGCGACCCTGCGTCGCGCCGACCGGGTGCTCGCGGTCGTCGCGCTGTCGCTGCTGACCTGGGCGGCCGAGGCGGCCTACTACTTCGCCACGATGCGGGCCGTCGGCCTCGGCGTGCCGCCCCACGCGGCCGTCGTCACGCTCATCATCGTGGCCCTGGCGACGATCGCCCCGTCGGCGCCGGGTTTCGTGGGCACCTTCCAGCTCTCATGCGTGACCGCCCTGGCCGCCTTCGGCGTCGGGCGCGAGCTGGGACTGGGTTATGCAGTACTCTTACATGCAGCGCAGATCGTGCCGGTCACGGCGATCGGCGTTGCCATCGCGGCCTTCGGCCGCATCCCGCTACTGACTGCCGGCGAGGAAGTGCAGGACGCCGCCGCCGGCCATCTCGCAACATCCCGGATTCGGAGGGGCCCCATGCGCCTATCGGTCATCATCCCGGTCTTCAACGAGGTCAGGACCATAGAGACGATTCTGGCCAAGGTGCGGGCCGTGCCGATCGACAAGGAACTCATCCTGGTCGACGACGGATCGAGCGACGGCACGCGGCCGATTCTGGAGCGCCAGGCCCTGGAACCCGACACGACGGTGATCTTCCACGCCCACAACCAGGGGAAGGGCGCAGCCATCCGCACCGGGATCGCTCGCACCATGGGCGACTGCGTCGTGGTGCAGGACGCCGACCTGGAGTACGACCCAAACGAGTACGTCAAGCTCCTCGAGCCGCTGGCCGCCGGCAGCGCCGACGTGGTGTACGGGTCGCGGTTCCTCGGCAATCCGGAGAAGATGTCGTTTCTCCACTGGTTCGGCAACAAGCTGCTCACGGTCACGACCAACGTCCTGTACGGGGCCAAGCTGACCGACATGGAGACCTGCTACAAGGTCATCCGGGGCGACATCGCGCGGGCCATTCGCATCGAGTCCGATCGCTTCGACTTCGAGCCGGAGATCACGGCCAAGCTGCTGCGTCTGGGGCATCGCATCGTGGAAGTGCCGATTTCCTACCACGGCCGGCAGTTCCACGAGGGCAAGAAGATCACCTGGAAGGACGGTTTTGCGGCCCTGCGCGCCCTGTTCAAGTACCGTTTCGGCGGCATGTCCCGGGTGCTCCTGTCTGCCGCCGAGGCCAGGGTCCCGGCGGCAGAGGCGCCGCCGGTCGAGGACGAGACCGCGGCCTCCAAGCCCTAG
- a CDS encoding glycosyltransferase family 4 protein codes for MRVAIDVQPLQAIGGIATYTLALLDHLPPGEALPYFAALRGRDRVDLADLRVAPWPARVAERLWRRTGVRLPLAPAIPADLLHGTNFLPPLSRLPTVITVHDLSALRHPAWHPPEMLRQARLWADAARRARRVVAVSEVVARDVVGLLGIPPDRVRTVPLAPTPLPAPDLSVLARLGLAGQPFILAVGALEPRKNLPRLVEAFRACRAASGHRLVLAGPHGDGARAVASAARGEDRVLLAGRVTGAELAALHGTAAVLAYPSLYEGFGLPPLDAMLAGVPVVASTAGSLPEVLGDAALLVEPTDTRALASALDRVLGDPALAADLAARGRERAAAYSWARTADLTRAVYREALR; via the coding sequence GTGCGCGTCGCGATCGACGTCCAGCCCCTCCAGGCGATCGGAGGAATCGCGACCTATACACTCGCCCTGCTGGATCACCTGCCTCCTGGCGAGGCATTGCCATACTTCGCGGCATTGCGCGGCCGCGACCGGGTCGACCTGGCCGACCTGCGGGTCGCGCCCTGGCCCGCCCGGGTCGCCGAGCGCCTGTGGCGCCGGACGGGAGTGAGGTTGCCGCTGGCTCCGGCAATACCCGCCGACCTGCTGCACGGCACGAACTTCCTGCCACCACTGTCGCGCCTGCCCACCGTGATCACCGTGCATGATCTGTCGGCCCTGCGGCACCCGGCCTGGCATCCGCCCGAGATGTTGCGGCAGGCGAGGCTGTGGGCCGACGCGGCCCGACGGGCGCGCCGGGTGGTCGCGGTGTCGGAGGTGGTGGCCCGCGACGTCGTCGGACTGCTGGGCATCCCCCCGGATCGCGTGCGGACGGTGCCCCTGGCGCCCACGCCGCTCCCGGCGCCGGATCTCTCTGTCCTGGCGAGGCTGGGCCTGGCAGGACAGCCATTCATCCTGGCCGTCGGCGCCCTCGAGCCTCGCAAGAACCTGCCGCGCCTGGTCGAGGCCTTTCGCGCCTGCCGGGCCGCTTCCGGGCATCGGTTGGTGCTCGCCGGTCCCCATGGCGACGGGGCGCGCGCGGTCGCGAGCGCGGCCCGCGGCGAGGATCGCGTATTGCTGGCGGGCAGGGTGACCGGCGCCGAACTGGCGGCCCTGCACGGCACCGCGGCCGTCCTGGCCTATCCGTCGCTTTACGAGGGTTTCGGCCTGCCGCCGCTCGACGCGATGCTTGCAGGCGTTCCGGTCGTCGCCAGCACGGCCGGCAGCCTTCCCGAAGTGCTGGGCGACGCCGCCCTCCTTGTCGAGCCGACCGATACAAGGGCGCTGGCCTCGGCGCTGGACCGCGTCCTGGGCGATCCCGCGCTGGCGGCCGACCTGGCGGCACGGGGGCGCGAGCGCGCCGCCGCATACTCCTGGGCCCGGACGGCCGATCTCACGCGTGCCGTGTACCGCGAGGCGCTCCGGTGA
- a CDS encoding glycosyltransferase family 4 protein yields the protein MRVALDVRSVRAGRAGIGHYTRELAAALASLDARPDLTLLGDAGTAWRDLPDIHREIGPGGMGWHLWAARRSRAFAVFHSPGSLFVPLLAGARTVLTVHDLVPFRLPAAADPWSTLTHRAFRAAVRRAGAIITPSRHAAADLAALIPAAAARTTPIPLASRFAREPRPSEGFILAVGSFEPRKNLECLLAAHARLDRPPRLILAGRQGWRSGSLDAALAAHPHPVEILADADDARLAELYASCGVFVFPSRYEGFGLPVIEAMACGAPVVASGATAVPEAAGGAALLVDPDDPAGLAAAIGSVLQDPALRADLVSRGRERAMRRTWADVAHETYSVYVRMGHP from the coding sequence ATGAGAGTCGCGCTGGATGTGCGATCGGTGCGCGCCGGGCGCGCCGGGATCGGGCATTACACGCGCGAGCTTGCAGCGGCGCTGGCGTCGCTCGACGCCCGGCCGGACCTCACCTTGCTTGGCGACGCCGGCACGGCCTGGCGCGATCTGCCGGACATCCACCGCGAGATCGGGCCGGGCGGAATGGGGTGGCACCTCTGGGCGGCGCGCCGCTCGCGGGCATTCGCGGTGTTCCACAGCCCGGGCAGCCTGTTCGTGCCCCTCCTGGCAGGCGCCCGGACCGTTCTGACCGTGCACGACCTCGTGCCGTTCCGGCTACCTGCCGCGGCCGATCCCTGGTCCACCCTCACGCACCGGGCATTCCGCGCAGCCGTGCGCAGGGCGGGCGCGATCATCACGCCCTCCCGCCACGCCGCCGCGGACCTGGCGGCTCTCATCCCGGCGGCGGCGGCCAGGACCACGCCGATCCCGCTCGCCAGCCGCTTCGCTCGCGAGCCGCGGCCATCCGAAGGCTTCATCCTGGCAGTGGGAAGCTTCGAGCCACGCAAGAACCTGGAGTGCCTGCTGGCGGCGCACGCACGGCTCGATCGGCCGCCGCGGCTGATTCTCGCCGGGCGGCAGGGCTGGCGCAGCGGCTCGCTCGACGCGGCTCTCGCGGCGCATCCGCATCCGGTCGAGATCCTGGCGGACGCCGACGACGCCCGGCTGGCCGAGTTGTATGCGAGCTGCGGCGTCTTTGTCTTTCCGTCGCGGTACGAGGGTTTCGGCCTGCCGGTGATCGAGGCGATGGCCTGCGGTGCGCCCGTGGTCGCGTCCGGTGCGACGGCCGTCCCCGAGGCCGCCGGAGGAGCGGCGCTGCTGGTGGACCCTGACGATCCGGCCGGCCTGGCCGCCGCCATCGGCAGCGTCCTGCAGGATCCGGCCCTGCGTGCCGATCTGGTGAGCAGGGGAAGGGAGCGAGCCATGCGCAGGACCTGGGCCGACGTCGCCCACGAGACATACAGTGTTTACGTTAGAATGGGGCACCCATGA